The proteins below are encoded in one region of Meriones unguiculatus strain TT.TT164.6M chromosome 18, Bangor_MerUng_6.1, whole genome shotgun sequence:
- the Prnd gene encoding prion-like protein doppel — MKSRLVTWGLAILCMLLASHLSMAKGRGIKHRFKWNRKALPSGGQITEARVAENRPGTFIKQGRKLNIDLGVEGNRYYEANYWQFPDGIYYEGCSDANVTKEMLVASCINATQAANQAEFSLEKLESKLHQRVLWRLIKEICATKRCEFWLERGAALRVAVDQPAVVCLLGFIWFIVK; from the coding sequence ATGAAGAGCCGTCTGGTCACGTGGGGGTTGGCCATCCTCTGCATGCTGCTTGCTAGCCACCTCTCCATGGccaaggggaggggcataaagCACAGGTTCAAGTGGAACCGGAAGGCCCTCCCTAGCGGCGGCCAGATCACCGAGGCCCGGGTGGCCGAGAACCGCCCAGGAACCTTCATCAAGCAAGGCCGGAAGCTGAACATCGACCTCGGGGTGGAAGGCAACAGATACTACGAGGCCAACTACTGGCAGTTCCCGGATGGGATCTACTACGAAGGCTGCTCTGACGCCAACGTGACCAAGGAGATGCTGGTGGCCAGCTGCATCAACGCCACCCAGGCGGCCAACCAGGCTGAGTTCTCCCTGGAGAAGCTGGAGAGCAAGCTGCACCAGCGAGTCCTGTGGCGGCTGATCAAAGAGATCTGCGCCACCAAGCGCTGCGAGTTCTGGCTGGAAAGGGGCGCGGCCCTGCGGGTCGCCGTGGATCAGCCAGCCGTGGTCTGCCTCCTGGGCTTCATCTGGTTCATTGTGAAATAA
- the Prnp gene encoding major prion protein, with amino-acid sequence MANLGYWLLALFVTMWTDVGLCKKRPKPGGWNTGGSRYPGQGSPGGNRYPPQGGGWGQPHGGGWGQPHGGGWGQPHGGGWGQPHGGGWGQGGGTHSQWNKPSKPKTNMKHVAGAAAAGAVVGGLGGYMLGSAMSRPMIHFGNDWEDRYYRENMYRYPNQVYYRPVDQYSNQNNFVHDCVNITIKQHTVTTTTKGENFTETDVKMMERVVEQMCVTQYQKESQAYYDGRRSSAVLFSSPPVILLISFLLFLIVG; translated from the coding sequence ATGGCGAACCTTGGCTACTGGCTGCTGGCCCTCTTTGTGACCATGTGGACTGATGTGGGCCTCTGCAAGAAGCGGCCAAAGCCTGGAGGGTGGAACACTGGCGGGAGCCGGTACCCTGGGCAGGGAAGCCCTGGAGGCAACCGCTACCCTCCTCAGGGTGGTGGCTGGGGGCAGCCCCATGGTGGTGGCTGGGGGCAGCCCCATGGTGGGGGCTGGGGACAGCCTCATGGCGGGGGCTGGGGTCAGCCTCATGGCGGTGGCTGGGGTCAAGGAGGGGGCACCCACAGTCAGTGGAACAAGCCCAGCAAGCCAAAAACCAACATGAAGCACGTGGCAGGTGCCGCTGCGGCTGGGGCCGTGGTGGGGGGCCTTGGCGGCTACATGTTGGGGAGCGCCATGAGCAGGCCCATGATCCACTTTGGCAACGACTGGGAGGACCGCTACTACCGTGAGAACATGTACCGCTACCCGAACCAGGTGTATTACAGGCCGGTGGACCAGTACAGCAACCAGAACAATTTCGTGCACGATTGCGTCAACATCACCATCAAGCAGCACAcggtcaccaccaccaccaagggcGAGAACTTCACCGAGACAGACGTGAAGATGATGGAGCGCGTGGTGGAGCAGATGTGCGTCACCCAGTACCAGAAGGAGTCCCAGGCCTACTACGACGGAAGGCGGTCCAGCGCAGtgcttttctcctcccctcccgtgatcctcctcatctccttcctcctcttcctgataGTGGGATGA